Proteins co-encoded in one Streptomyces sp. NBC_01237 genomic window:
- a CDS encoding acyl-CoA thioesterase, protein MTATTDPGDHFAYRHTVAFAETDLCGTADYVTYMNWQGRCRREFLREAFGLAEEGADGTRLFTLQVDCELLEVVKALDQLSIRMRVADIGHTEFDLVFEYVKEDGEVLVARGRQRVAVMSGPPTAPVPALIPDVLARALALYAAGSRPSAGRQI, encoded by the coding sequence ATGACGGCGACGACGGACCCGGGCGACCACTTCGCGTACCGGCACACGGTGGCCTTCGCCGAGACCGATCTCTGCGGCACCGCCGACTACGTGACGTACATGAACTGGCAGGGGCGCTGCCGCCGGGAGTTCCTCCGCGAGGCGTTCGGCCTCGCGGAGGAAGGGGCCGACGGCACGCGGCTGTTCACCCTCCAGGTGGACTGCGAACTGCTGGAAGTGGTCAAGGCACTCGATCAGCTGTCCATCCGGATGCGGGTGGCGGACATCGGCCACACCGAGTTCGACCTCGTCTTCGAGTACGTCAAGGAGGACGGTGAGGTGCTGGTGGCCCGTGGCCGCCAGCGCGTCGCCGTCATGAGCGGTCCACCCACCGCCCCTGTTCCCGCACTGATCCCCGACGTGCTGGCGCGAGCGCTGGCCCTCTACGCGGCCGGTTCGCGGCCGTCGGCTGGGAGGCAGATATGA
- a CDS encoding transcriptional regulator, which yields MKSADADLRVPEHPTHLVRIDALIPADSPRLNGIDPSHVRRLAAVYTSLPPVLVHRPTMRVVDGMHRIGAATLKGLEAVEVRFFEGAEDQVFLQSVSANISNGLPLSVADRKTAAQRILASHPSLSDRAVATHVGLDAKTVAGVRVCSAAGSPLLNIRTGADGRAHPLDRTAERIHAAALLTRDPALPLRAVVERTGLSLGTAHDVRRRLLRGEDPVPQSRQTTGPAARQNPDQEPAQGPEALPVPDQATVADPAAQAAARAPRAPFSPRSRAPMDTLRKLANDPSLRHTDSGREFVRWLHTRFIVDEAWRKRADAVPPHCVDSMAELAQHCSDAWRRFAEDLVRRRHTGAAGIPEIRTTQPTRR from the coding sequence GTGAAAAGTGCAGACGCTGATCTGCGTGTACCGGAACATCCCACGCACCTCGTACGGATCGATGCACTCATTCCCGCGGACTCACCGCGCCTCAATGGCATCGACCCCTCCCATGTGCGCAGGCTGGCAGCCGTCTACACGTCCCTGCCCCCGGTCCTCGTGCACCGGCCCACCATGCGTGTGGTCGACGGCATGCACCGCATCGGCGCCGCCACCCTCAAGGGGCTGGAAGCGGTCGAGGTGAGGTTCTTCGAGGGCGCCGAGGACCAGGTGTTCCTCCAGTCCGTGTCCGCGAACATCTCGAACGGACTGCCGCTGTCGGTGGCCGACCGCAAGACCGCCGCCCAGCGCATCCTGGCCTCGCACCCCAGCCTCTCCGACCGCGCGGTGGCCACGCACGTGGGCCTCGACGCCAAGACCGTCGCCGGTGTGCGGGTCTGTTCAGCTGCGGGTTCTCCGCTGCTGAACATACGTACGGGAGCCGACGGCCGGGCCCATCCGCTCGACCGGACCGCCGAACGCATCCACGCCGCGGCACTGCTGACCCGGGACCCCGCCCTTCCCCTGCGGGCCGTCGTCGAGCGCACCGGCCTCTCGCTGGGGACCGCGCACGACGTCCGCCGCCGGCTGCTGCGCGGCGAGGACCCGGTCCCGCAGAGCCGGCAGACCACCGGGCCCGCCGCGCGTCAGAACCCGGACCAGGAGCCCGCACAGGGCCCCGAGGCCCTCCCCGTACCGGATCAGGCCACAGTGGCCGACCCGGCCGCGCAGGCAGCCGCACGGGCCCCCCGGGCACCGTTCTCCCCCAGGTCCCGCGCCCCGATGGACACGCTGCGCAAGCTCGCCAACGACCCGTCCCTGCGCCATACCGACTCGGGCCGCGAGTTCGTGCGCTGGCTGCACACCCGCTTCATCGTCGACGAGGCGTGGCGCAAGCGCGCGGACGCCGTACCTCCGCACTGCGTCGACTCCATGGCCGAGCTGGCCCAGCACTGCTCCGACGCCTGGCGTCGCTTCGCCGAGGACCTGGTCAGGCGCCGGCACACCGGAGCGGCGGGCATCCCGGAAATCCGTACGACTCAGCCAACTCGACGTTGA
- a CDS encoding acyl-CoA thioesterase: MTATTDYFEYTHTVGFEETNLVGNVYYVNYLRWQGRCRELFLKQKAPSVLAEVQDDLKLFTLKVDCEFFAEITAFDELSIRMRLAELGQTQLEFTFDYVKVTEDGGETLVARGKQRIACMRGPNTATVPSLIPAALAEALAPYSGQTRSLAGRAAA, encoded by the coding sequence ATGACTGCGACGACGGACTACTTCGAGTACACCCACACGGTCGGCTTCGAGGAGACCAACCTCGTGGGCAACGTCTACTACGTGAACTACCTGCGCTGGCAGGGCCGCTGCCGGGAGCTGTTCCTCAAGCAGAAGGCGCCCTCGGTGCTGGCCGAGGTGCAGGACGACCTCAAGCTCTTCACGCTCAAGGTGGACTGCGAGTTCTTCGCCGAGATCACGGCCTTCGACGAGCTGTCGATCCGGATGCGGCTGGCCGAACTGGGCCAGACCCAGCTGGAGTTCACCTTCGACTACGTGAAGGTGACCGAGGACGGCGGCGAGACCCTGGTGGCCCGCGGCAAGCAGCGGATCGCCTGCATGCGCGGCCCGAACACCGCCACCGTTCCCTCCCTGATCCCCGCGGCCCTGGCCGAGGCGCTCGCGCCCTACTCGGGCCAGACCCGTTCCCTGGCCGGCCGGGCCGCCGCCTGA
- a CDS encoding cytochrome P450 — MSVDPPGPPVRALPGLLKKLAVDRLGMIQDAADLGDAVRVSMGPKKLYVFNRPDYAKHVLADNSANYHKGIGLVQARRVLGDGLLTSDGEVWRNQRRAVQPAFKPGRINQQADAVAEEAAKLVALLRTHEGGGPVDVLQEVTGLTLGVLGRTLLDSDLTAHESVAHAFEGVQDQAMLEMVSQGMVPWWLPLPAQGRFRRARRELYRVVDLLVADRSARMADGEPADDALSRIIVAARKQQRDPAKVRGRLREELVTLLLAGHETTASTLGWTLHLVERHPEVRAAVRAEARAVLGDRVPDVDDLHRLTYTTMVVQEAMRLFPPVWVLPRVAQQADEVGGFRVSAKADVLICPYVMHRNPSLWEEPERFDPERFDPQRVASRPRYAYIPFGAGPRFCVGSNLGMMEAVFVTALVTRDLELRTVPGHRAVAEPMLSLRMRGGLPMTVHPVG, encoded by the coding sequence ATGAGCGTCGATCCGCCCGGACCGCCGGTCCGGGCCCTGCCGGGGCTGCTGAAGAAGCTCGCCGTGGACCGCCTGGGAATGATCCAGGACGCGGCCGACCTGGGCGACGCCGTCCGGGTCTCCATGGGTCCCAAGAAGCTCTACGTCTTCAACCGGCCCGACTACGCCAAGCACGTCCTGGCCGACAACAGCGCCAACTACCACAAGGGCATCGGCCTGGTGCAGGCCCGCCGGGTACTGGGCGACGGCCTGCTCACCAGCGACGGCGAGGTCTGGCGCAACCAGCGCCGGGCGGTGCAGCCCGCGTTCAAACCGGGCCGCATCAACCAGCAGGCCGACGCCGTCGCCGAGGAGGCGGCCAAGCTCGTCGCCCTGCTGCGCACCCACGAGGGCGGCGGCCCGGTCGACGTCCTGCAGGAGGTCACCGGACTCACCCTCGGAGTGCTCGGCCGCACACTGCTCGACTCCGACCTCACCGCGCACGAATCCGTCGCGCACGCCTTCGAGGGGGTCCAGGACCAGGCCATGCTGGAGATGGTCAGCCAGGGCATGGTGCCCTGGTGGCTCCCGCTGCCCGCACAGGGGCGCTTCCGCCGGGCCCGCCGGGAGCTGTACCGGGTCGTCGACCTGCTGGTGGCCGACCGCAGCGCGCGGATGGCCGACGGCGAGCCGGCCGACGACGCCCTGTCCCGGATCATCGTCGCGGCCCGCAAACAGCAGCGCGACCCCGCCAAGGTCCGCGGACGGCTGCGGGAGGAACTGGTCACGCTGCTGCTCGCCGGGCACGAGACCACGGCCAGCACCCTCGGCTGGACGCTCCACCTGGTGGAACGTCACCCCGAGGTGCGCGCCGCGGTCCGCGCGGAGGCCCGCGCCGTCCTGGGGGACCGGGTCCCCGACGTGGACGACCTGCACCGGCTGACGTACACCACGATGGTGGTGCAGGAGGCCATGCGGCTGTTCCCGCCGGTGTGGGTGCTGCCCAGGGTCGCCCAGCAGGCAGACGAGGTCGGCGGCTTCCGGGTGTCGGCCAAGGCGGACGTGCTGATCTGCCCGTACGTCATGCACCGCAATCCGAGCCTGTGGGAGGAGCCGGAGCGCTTCGACCCCGAGCGGTTCGACCCGCAGCGGGTCGCCAGCCGGCCCCGGTACGCGTACATCCCGTTCGGCGCCGGACCGCGGTTCTGTGTCGGCAGCAACCTCGGGATGATGGAGGCGGTGTTCGTCACGGCCCTGGTCACCCGGGATCTCGAACTGCGCACCGTCCCCGGCCACCGGGCGGTGGCCGAGCCCATGCTCTCGCTGCGGATGCGCGGCGGGCTCCCGATGACGGTGCACCCGGTGGGCTGA
- a CDS encoding TIGR03084 family metal-binding protein, translating into MNTLNDVLKHLTADIDEVARLVENIDDEAWHTPTPAPGWSVADQIAHLTFIFTLARTAASDAEAFKAITASAAGNFNGAVNAALKQFNGFPPKELLARFRAQGEASVDALAAVPAGQVVPWLVNPLPPVVLACAGIMELFGHGQDIADALGARREPTERLRNIVDFAWLTRDFGYESHGLTPPAEPLRFVLTAPSGDVWTAGPEDATDTIQGPAHDFALLVTRRRHREDLALTATGANAEKWLDIAQAYRGPAGEGRKPGQFADDHR; encoded by the coding sequence ATGAACACCCTCAATGACGTTCTCAAGCACCTGACCGCCGACATCGACGAGGTCGCCCGGCTGGTGGAGAACATCGACGACGAGGCCTGGCACACCCCGACGCCCGCCCCGGGCTGGAGCGTCGCCGACCAGATCGCCCACCTCACCTTCATCTTCACCCTGGCCAGGACGGCCGCCTCCGACGCGGAGGCGTTCAAGGCCATCACCGCCTCGGCCGCCGGGAACTTCAACGGCGCGGTGAACGCCGCGCTCAAGCAGTTCAACGGCTTCCCGCCCAAGGAACTGCTCGCCCGCTTCCGTGCCCAGGGCGAGGCGTCGGTCGACGCGCTCGCCGCCGTCCCGGCGGGTCAGGTCGTGCCGTGGCTGGTCAACCCGCTGCCGCCGGTCGTGCTGGCCTGCGCCGGGATCATGGAGCTCTTCGGCCACGGACAGGACATCGCCGACGCGCTGGGAGCCCGCAGGGAGCCCACCGAGCGGCTGCGCAACATCGTCGACTTCGCCTGGCTGACCCGGGACTTCGGTTACGAGTCGCACGGTCTGACCCCGCCCGCCGAGCCCCTCCGCTTCGTCCTGACCGCCCCGTCCGGCGATGTGTGGACGGCAGGCCCCGAGGACGCCACCGACACGATCCAGGGCCCCGCGCACGACTTCGCCCTGCTGGTCACCCGGCGCCGGCACCGCGAGGACCTCGCGCTGACCGCGACCGGTGCGAACGCCGAGAAGTGGCTGGACATCGCCCAGGCCTACCGCGGCCCGGCCGGTGAGGGGCGCAAGCCGGGCCAGTTCGCGGACGACCACCGGTGA
- a CDS encoding prephenate dehydrogenase produces the protein MTTTGLERVIVIGSGLIGTSIALALTRAGVEVALDDLDPDALDQARRMGAGTVLTEDTPVADLVVIATPPSAVVDTLCDAQARGLGRAYTDVAGAKEHIWTEAELRGSDLLGYVPGHPMAGRELSGPGAAQADLFTGRPWILCPYPTVDPEALAAVDELVFVCGGRRKDLTPAAHDRAVAALSHVPQVISSALAAQLTDLGPEVLALAGTGVGDTTRIAGSDPRLWADILGQNAASVADTVERMAGELASLAAELRKGGADPSDAAGELVARGNRGRAALLAARPLSAARLRDLPVAALTPLRAQHRSSRLRAGRPAGPMPRIHRLAG, from the coding sequence ATGACCACCACCGGCCTGGAACGCGTCATCGTGATCGGCAGCGGCCTGATCGGTACGTCCATCGCGCTGGCCCTGACCCGGGCCGGCGTGGAGGTCGCCCTCGACGACCTCGACCCCGACGCACTGGACCAGGCGCGGCGGATGGGGGCGGGGACCGTACTGACCGAGGACACCCCGGTCGCCGACCTCGTGGTGATCGCCACCCCGCCGTCCGCCGTCGTGGACACCCTGTGCGACGCCCAGGCCCGGGGGCTCGGCCGCGCCTACACCGATGTGGCCGGCGCCAAGGAGCACATCTGGACGGAGGCCGAGCTGCGCGGCAGCGACCTGCTCGGTTACGTTCCCGGACACCCGATGGCGGGCCGGGAACTCTCCGGCCCCGGCGCGGCGCAGGCGGACCTGTTCACCGGGCGGCCCTGGATCCTCTGCCCTTACCCGACCGTCGATCCCGAGGCGCTCGCCGCCGTCGACGAGCTGGTCTTCGTGTGCGGGGGCCGTCGCAAGGACCTGACGCCGGCGGCGCACGACCGGGCGGTCGCCGCCCTCTCGCACGTACCGCAGGTGATCTCCTCCGCGCTCGCCGCCCAGCTCACCGACCTCGGCCCCGAGGTGCTGGCGCTGGCCGGCACCGGAGTGGGTGACACCACCCGGATCGCGGGCAGCGATCCCCGGCTGTGGGCCGACATCCTGGGCCAGAACGCCGCGTCCGTGGCGGACACGGTGGAGCGGATGGCCGGTGAACTCGCCTCGCTGGCAGCGGAGTTGAGGAAGGGCGGGGCCGATCCGTCGGATGCCGCGGGTGAGCTGGTGGCCCGGGGGAACCGGGGCCGCGCGGCACTCCTCGCCGCCCGCCCCCTGTCGGCGGCCCGGCTGCGGGACCTGCCGGTGGCCGCCCTCACTCCGCTCCGGGCACAGCACCGCTCCTCGCGTCTGCGCGCGGGCAGGCCCGCCGGGCCGATGCCGCGCATCCACCGCCTCGCCGGATGA
- a CDS encoding AraC family transcriptional regulator, with product MTTNTIEHAVRRVIGYMHVNLGQDLTIDDMARTAMFSKFHFTRIFREVTGTSPGRFLSALRIQEAKRLLTHTDFSVADISSQVGYSSVGTFSSRFKACVGLSPSAFRDFGGVMPNFPATTVRTPSVAHSLTLRGRIVLAPGQEPGNIFVGLFPSRVRQGQPVRWTMLDGPGAFELRGLPGGTWYVLVHSVPYGHEHRSFGSDGADILSVGQHGPVSVHPGALLRPADMVLRRPDELDPPLLVARFAENGAVPQRVATH from the coding sequence GTGACCACCAATACCATCGAGCACGCTGTCCGCCGAGTCATCGGTTACATGCACGTCAACCTCGGCCAGGATCTGACGATCGACGACATGGCGCGCACGGCGATGTTCAGCAAGTTCCACTTCACGCGGATCTTCCGTGAAGTCACCGGCACGTCTCCCGGACGTTTTCTCTCCGCACTGCGGATTCAGGAAGCGAAGCGACTTCTGACGCATACGGATTTCAGCGTCGCCGACATCAGCAGCCAGGTCGGATACAGCAGCGTCGGCACGTTCAGTTCACGATTCAAGGCGTGTGTGGGTCTCTCACCGAGTGCATTCCGGGATTTCGGCGGTGTCATGCCGAACTTCCCCGCCACCACGGTCCGTACCCCTTCCGTCGCCCACAGCCTGACGCTGCGCGGCCGTATCGTCCTCGCCCCCGGCCAGGAGCCGGGCAACATCTTCGTCGGGCTCTTCCCCAGCCGGGTCCGCCAGGGCCAGCCGGTGCGCTGGACGATGCTCGACGGACCCGGTGCCTTCGAACTGCGGGGCCTGCCCGGCGGCACCTGGTACGTCCTGGTCCACTCCGTGCCCTACGGCCATGAGCACCGCTCCTTCGGCTCCGACGGCGCCGACATCCTGTCCGTCGGGCAGCACGGCCCGGTCTCGGTGCACCCCGGCGCGCTGCTGCGCCCGGCCGACATGGTGCTGCGCCGCCCGGACGAGCTCGATCCGCCGCTCCTGGTGGCCCGGTTCGCCGAGAACGGCGCCGTACCGCAGCGGGTGGCGACGCACTGA
- a CDS encoding carboxymuconolactone decarboxylase family protein encodes MTVRPVVRAVLRGALKDVRYVRVVAPAEAYGPVAEVYAQVERDFGVLAPPVALHSPAPAVLAAGWLMLRETLLVEGAAGRAAKEVTATAVSEANSCSYCVDVHRATLQTLEAEPAGTDAALVAWARATGRPVEEGRQAPVLPFSAAAAAEIQGVAVTFHYINRMVAVFLADSPVPDQAPGFLRGTILRTAARAMRPVGPGPLRTGDSLALLPAAPLPAGLEWARERPAVADALGRAVAAVDDAARWVPEPVRERLRERLAGWDGGPVGLSRAWLGQALAGLPADCLPTARLALLTAFAAHQVTDADVAAFREHRPGDGELIQLTSWAALTTAVHIGARSAMPRPAPGR; translated from the coding sequence ATGACCGTGAGGCCGGTTGTCAGGGCAGTGCTGCGGGGCGCGCTCAAGGATGTGCGGTACGTGCGGGTGGTCGCGCCCGCCGAGGCGTACGGGCCGGTGGCCGAGGTGTACGCCCAGGTGGAACGGGACTTCGGGGTACTGGCCCCGCCGGTGGCCCTGCACTCCCCCGCTCCCGCCGTGCTCGCCGCGGGCTGGCTGATGCTGCGGGAGACGCTGCTGGTCGAAGGGGCGGCGGGCCGGGCGGCCAAGGAGGTCACGGCGACCGCGGTCTCCGAGGCCAACTCCTGCTCGTACTGCGTCGATGTCCACCGGGCCACGCTCCAGACCCTGGAGGCGGAGCCGGCCGGGACCGATGCCGCGCTCGTCGCGTGGGCACGCGCGACGGGCCGCCCCGTCGAGGAGGGCCGTCAGGCGCCCGTCCTGCCGTTCTCGGCCGCCGCGGCGGCCGAGATCCAGGGCGTGGCCGTCACCTTCCACTACATCAACCGGATGGTCGCCGTCTTCCTCGCCGACTCCCCCGTGCCCGACCAGGCCCCCGGCTTCCTGCGCGGCACCATCCTGCGCACGGCCGCCCGCGCCATGCGGCCGGTCGGGCCGGGACCGCTGCGGACCGGGGACTCGCTCGCCCTCCTGCCCGCCGCGCCCCTGCCGGCCGGCCTGGAGTGGGCGCGGGAGAGGCCGGCGGTGGCCGACGCGCTGGGGCGGGCGGTGGCGGCCGTGGACGACGCGGCGCGCTGGGTGCCCGAGCCGGTGCGCGAGCGGCTGCGGGAACGGCTGGCCGGCTGGGACGGCGGTCCGGTGGGCCTGAGCCGGGCCTGGCTCGGTCAGGCACTGGCCGGTCTGCCGGCGGACTGCCTGCCCACCGCGCGGCTCGCCCTGCTGACCGCGTTCGCCGCGCACCAGGTCACCGACGCCGATGTGGCCGCGTTCCGTGAGCACCGGCCCGGTGACGGCGAGTTGATCCAGCTGACCTCCTGGGCCGCCCTGACCACCGCCGTCCACATCGGCGCCCGGTCGGCCATGCCCCGTCCGGCTCCCGGACGCTGA
- a CDS encoding DUF5987 family protein, translating into MTLEAYADTIVPGQKRSPEDRAIAGVSTGGGAVQAGALELLEWDATGIHDGLDDLARLVNEHAEVYAGEQGLTLDPSVPPFVALEYPDRVALILRLTKPGHPEKDFWVMLSLFCNMSFDSAAHLHTAQALADGHPGLAAMGLSHPDADGLWRFKDFGYGREFARLHPDTTSSGSPA; encoded by the coding sequence ATGACACTGGAGGCCTATGCCGACACGATCGTTCCTGGACAGAAGCGCTCGCCCGAGGACCGCGCCATCGCCGGTGTCTCCACCGGCGGCGGCGCCGTCCAGGCCGGGGCCCTGGAGCTCCTCGAATGGGATGCCACCGGCATCCACGACGGCCTGGACGACCTGGCCCGCCTCGTCAACGAGCACGCCGAGGTCTACGCCGGGGAGCAGGGCCTGACCCTCGACCCGTCCGTACCGCCCTTCGTGGCGCTGGAGTACCCCGACCGCGTCGCCCTGATCCTCCGGCTGACGAAGCCGGGTCACCCGGAGAAGGACTTCTGGGTGATGCTCTCCCTCTTCTGCAACATGTCCTTCGACTCGGCCGCGCACCTGCACACCGCACAGGCACTGGCGGACGGTCACCCCGGGCTCGCGGCCATGGGCCTCTCGCATCCCGACGCGGACGGCCTGTGGCGCTTCAAGGACTTCGGCTACGGCCGGGAATTCGCCCGACTCCACCCCGACACCACGTCTTCCGGGAGCCCAGCATGA
- a CDS encoding flavin reductase family protein, whose amino-acid sequence MSLMAAPPAELVNLLDTKQLRGTFGAFPTGVTVVTVGGEASRGMTANSFTSVSLAPPLVLFCVNKDAVMHRSLDQSSTFSVSVLGAGQEAVARHFANRSRPAGAGQFDTVDWLPGRAGDAPLIDGAVAHLECEKWRVYDGGDHTIFLGQVLTAARWPVREALLFADGRFRRFLPEQREGRAA is encoded by the coding sequence ATGAGTCTGATGGCTGCTCCGCCCGCGGAGCTCGTCAACCTGCTGGACACCAAACAACTACGAGGAACGTTCGGGGCGTTCCCCACCGGGGTCACCGTGGTGACCGTCGGCGGGGAGGCCTCGCGGGGCATGACGGCCAACTCCTTCACCTCCGTCTCCCTCGCACCGCCGCTGGTGCTGTTCTGCGTCAACAAGGACGCCGTGATGCACCGCAGCCTCGACCAGTCGTCCACCTTCTCCGTGTCGGTGCTCGGCGCCGGTCAGGAAGCGGTGGCCCGGCACTTCGCCAACCGGTCGCGCCCCGCCGGGGCGGGCCAGTTCGACACCGTCGACTGGCTGCCGGGACGGGCCGGCGACGCCCCGCTGATCGACGGGGCGGTGGCCCACCTGGAGTGCGAGAAGTGGCGGGTGTACGACGGGGGCGACCACACGATCTTCCTGGGCCAGGTCCTCACCGCCGCGCGCTGGCCCGTCCGGGAGGCCCTGCTCTTCGCCGACGGGCGCTTCCGCCGGTTCCTCCCCGAACAACGCGAAGGCAGGGCGGCATGA
- a CDS encoding FAD-dependent oxidoreductase, with protein MSSTAERTDVLVIGSGFGGAIAAYHLAAGGAKVTVLERGPWLESNDFEHDYKLGSSYTRAFDFVVGNGMSILGGNCVGGGSVVYFAAMPRAPRFVFDRQGSIGRRMWPGAVSRDTLDPWYDRVEESLSIAKQDWKDVSYAGGLWAAACNHSGRTANPLAVAIDNTKCVNCNWMMAGCRFEAKQSLLVNYLPAAIAHGAEIRPLHEVQHISRTSDGDYQVHYNVIHDEDYRLQAGSGVIEAKIVVMAAGAGATPVILQRSEPHLGTMPRAVGRYFSGNGERLNTAIIDEEKAAELFGLDRGDGLAYAANQIGKGPTVASWDKLDGSLPEYSRYSLEQLYFPPGLGTILAQVPDATGASWFGKEKKEILKKWTSWLTIFSMIEDDNEGVFGPPPATGNAHRISQQMLGRGNLTYEPTKNTLGAWDASDAEVKEILEKDGLAKVMPWTNDLVGAYTVHPLSSCRMGDDPHTSALDDRNELRDHPGIFVTDGSAVPGALTVNPAMTIAALAERAIPGIVQAAQAKGIAVTYGAPAPDGSRSGRKKVLPLLPTLTRA; from the coding sequence ATGAGCAGCACGGCCGAGCGCACGGACGTCCTCGTCATCGGCAGCGGTTTCGGCGGCGCGATCGCCGCCTACCACCTGGCCGCCGGCGGCGCCAAGGTCACGGTCCTGGAACGCGGACCCTGGCTGGAGAGCAACGACTTCGAACACGACTACAAGCTCGGCTCGTCCTACACCCGGGCCTTCGACTTCGTGGTCGGCAACGGGATGAGCATCCTGGGCGGCAACTGCGTCGGCGGCGGCAGCGTCGTCTACTTCGCCGCGATGCCGCGTGCCCCGCGCTTCGTCTTCGACCGGCAGGGCTCCATCGGCCGCCGGATGTGGCCGGGCGCGGTCAGCCGCGACACCCTCGACCCCTGGTACGACCGGGTCGAGGAGTCCCTGTCGATCGCCAAGCAGGACTGGAAGGACGTCAGCTACGCCGGTGGCCTGTGGGCCGCCGCCTGCAACCACTCCGGCCGCACCGCCAACCCGCTCGCCGTCGCCATCGACAACACCAAGTGCGTCAACTGCAACTGGATGATGGCCGGCTGCCGCTTCGAGGCCAAGCAGTCGCTGCTGGTCAACTATCTGCCGGCCGCCATCGCCCACGGCGCGGAGATCCGCCCCCTGCACGAGGTGCAGCACATATCGCGCACCTCCGACGGCGACTACCAGGTCCACTACAACGTCATCCACGACGAGGACTACCGCCTCCAGGCCGGCAGCGGCGTGATCGAGGCGAAGATCGTGGTCATGGCCGCCGGAGCCGGTGCCACCCCGGTCATCCTCCAGCGCAGCGAACCCCACCTCGGCACGATGCCGCGGGCCGTCGGCCGCTACTTCTCCGGAAACGGGGAACGGCTCAACACCGCCATCATCGACGAGGAGAAGGCCGCCGAGCTGTTCGGACTGGACCGCGGCGACGGACTGGCGTACGCCGCCAACCAGATCGGCAAGGGCCCCACCGTGGCCAGCTGGGACAAGCTGGACGGCTCACTGCCCGAATACTCCCGCTACTCCCTGGAACAGCTCTACTTCCCGCCGGGCCTCGGCACGATCCTCGCCCAGGTCCCCGACGCCACCGGCGCGAGCTGGTTCGGCAAGGAGAAGAAGGAGATCCTCAAGAAGTGGACGTCCTGGCTCACGATCTTCTCGATGATCGAGGACGACAACGAAGGAGTGTTCGGTCCGCCGCCCGCCACCGGTAACGCCCACCGCATCTCGCAGCAGATGCTCGGCCGGGGCAACCTGACGTACGAGCCCACGAAGAACACCCTGGGCGCCTGGGACGCCTCCGACGCCGAGGTCAAGGAGATCCTGGAGAAGGACGGCCTGGCCAAGGTGATGCCCTGGACCAACGACCTGGTCGGTGCCTACACCGTCCACCCGCTCTCCTCCTGCCGGATGGGCGACGACCCGCACACCTCCGCGCTCGACGACCGCAACGAGCTCCGCGACCACCCCGGGATCTTCGTCACCGACGGCTCCGCCGTGCCCGGTGCGCTGACAGTCAACCCCGCGATGACCATCGCCGCGCTCGCCGAGCGCGCCATCCCCGGCATCGTGCAGGCCGCCCAGGCCAAGGGAATCGCCGTCACCTACGGCGCCCCCGCCCCCGACGGCTCCCGCAGCGGCCGCAAGAAGGTCCTGCCGCTGCTGCCCACGCTGACCCGCGCCTGA